One part of the Phycisphaerae bacterium genome encodes these proteins:
- a CDS encoding transcriptional repressor, whose amino-acid sequence MADTLQVLRRHGIQATPQRIAVAEYVLGARTHPSAEEVWAHVRRRCPTLSRATVYNTLKLFAEKKLLKAQVLKEGTVLFDPRIDAHHHFIDVETGAIYDVPWAALEVTGAKNLRDFDVREYHVVLRGRKRRK is encoded by the coding sequence ATGGCCGATACGCTCCAGGTGCTGCGCCGCCACGGTATCCAGGCGACGCCCCAGCGCATCGCCGTCGCCGAGTACGTCCTGGGGGCCAGGACGCATCCTTCCGCCGAAGAAGTGTGGGCGCACGTCCGCCGGCGCTGCCCGACGCTCTCGCGGGCCACCGTGTACAACACGCTCAAGCTGTTCGCGGAAAAGAAGCTGCTGAAGGCCCAGGTGCTGAAGGAAGGCACGGTCCTGTTCGATCCGCGGATCGACGCCCACCACCACTTCATCGACGTGGAGACCGGCGCGATCTACGACGTGCCGTGGGCGGCGCTCGAAGTGACTGGCGCGAAGAACCTGCGGGATTTCGACGTGCGCGAGTACCACGTCGTACTCCGCGGCCGCAAACGCCGGAAGTGA
- a CDS encoding S8 family serine peptidase, which produces MIGMGRKTRCAVGRWIGAWALVLIGGCPPPPATAPDAGGADVAAGDEALIADELIVIVRPGADNTELGALYDGAGVTLRDRLALLSADLLQVDPNQRAAAEATLGASPLVENVVDNRRVALDVVPSDTEYARQWHLAAIEAPAAWSVTQGSAEILVAVLDTGVDAQHPDLASKLVPGGNTYDGTSGWQDEAGHGTAVAGIIGAAADNAAGVASVAWACPLMPIRVTGTDGRASTWSLVAGIALASQAGARVINVSFQPVGEFDELVLRQAELARVAGALVVFPTGNSGEESALSASDAALFVGAVDAGGARAAFSTYGALVDLVAPGVGIYTTQRGGGYAAWTGTSFAAPLVSGVAALIWSANPALRPATVEGILLATATDLGAEGDDAQFGAGRVNARAAVALARATQEQSDAAPPVVTIQQPVAGATVSGPTVVVAQAADDSDLADVALWLDGQALATDAVRPYEFVINAGKYAPGQHELEVIATDVYGNAGEARCAVRFAAPADRSGPTIELVSPQDGSVVSGLITIMARARDDRALARAEVRVDGRLITTLALAATQADVAYNWDTGAADVAAGEHTLALRVVDTSENAASASVRVTVTKWSAGK; this is translated from the coding sequence GTGATCGGTATGGGACGCAAAACGCGGTGTGCCGTGGGCCGGTGGATCGGGGCCTGGGCGCTGGTGTTGATCGGCGGGTGCCCGCCGCCACCGGCCACAGCGCCCGACGCAGGTGGTGCCGACGTGGCGGCCGGTGACGAGGCGTTGATCGCGGATGAGTTGATCGTGATCGTGCGACCAGGGGCGGATAATACAGAACTGGGCGCGCTGTACGACGGCGCCGGGGTCACGCTGCGCGATCGGCTGGCGCTGCTCTCGGCGGACCTGCTGCAAGTGGATCCGAATCAGCGTGCGGCGGCGGAGGCGACGCTCGGCGCCTCGCCGCTCGTGGAAAACGTGGTCGACAACCGGCGCGTGGCACTCGACGTCGTGCCCAGCGACACCGAGTACGCGCGGCAGTGGCACCTGGCGGCCATCGAAGCGCCGGCGGCCTGGAGCGTGACGCAAGGCAGTGCCGAGATCCTGGTTGCCGTGCTCGACACGGGGGTGGACGCGCAGCACCCGGATCTGGCGTCGAAGCTGGTGCCGGGCGGAAACACGTATGACGGCACGAGCGGGTGGCAGGATGAAGCGGGGCACGGCACAGCGGTCGCGGGCATTATCGGTGCGGCCGCGGACAACGCTGCCGGCGTAGCCTCCGTGGCGTGGGCGTGCCCGCTGATGCCGATTCGCGTGACGGGCACGGATGGCCGCGCATCGACCTGGTCGCTCGTGGCCGGGATTGCGTTGGCATCCCAGGCGGGGGCGCGGGTCATCAACGTGTCGTTCCAGCCGGTGGGCGAATTTGACGAATTGGTGCTGCGGCAGGCGGAATTGGCGCGCGTGGCCGGTGCGCTGGTAGTGTTTCCGACGGGCAACAGTGGGGAGGAAAGCGCGCTGTCCGCGTCGGACGCGGCGCTGTTCGTGGGCGCGGTTGACGCGGGCGGCGCGCGGGCGGCGTTCTCGACGTACGGCGCGCTCGTGGACCTGGTCGCACCCGGCGTGGGGATCTACACGACCCAGCGCGGCGGCGGGTATGCCGCGTGGACCGGGACATCGTTCGCGGCGCCGCTCGTGTCCGGAGTGGCGGCCCTAATCTGGTCGGCGAACCCGGCGCTGCGGCCGGCCACGGTGGAGGGCATTCTGCTGGCGACGGCGACGGACCTGGGGGCGGAGGGCGACGATGCGCAATTCGGTGCCGGCCGGGTGAATGCCCGCGCGGCCGTGGCGCTGGCGCGGGCCACGCAGGAGCAGTCCGACGCGGCGCCGCCGGTGGTCACGATTCAGCAACCGGTCGCGGGCGCCACAGTCAGCGGTCCGACGGTTGTGGTGGCGCAGGCGGCGGATGACAGCGACCTGGCGGACGTGGCGTTGTGGCTGGACGGTCAGGCGCTGGCGACCGATGCGGTGCGCCCCTATGAATTCGTCATCAACGCGGGCAAGTACGCGCCCGGACAGCACGAGCTCGAAGTGATTGCGACCGATGTGTACGGGAACGCGGGGGAGGCGCGCTGTGCGGTGCGATTTGCAGCGCCGGCGGATCGCAGCGGGCCGACGATCGAGCTGGTCAGCCCGCAGGACGGCAGCGTGGTTTCGGGTCTGATCACGATCATGGCCCGGGCGCGGGACGACCGCGCGCTCGCCCGGGCCGAGGTGCGGGTCGATGGGCGGCTCATCACCACGCTCGCGCTCGCGGCGACGCAGGCGGACGTGGCGTACAACTGGGATACGGGGGCGGCCGACGTCGCGGCGGGTGAGCACACGCTCGCGTTGCGGGTCGTGGACACTTCGGAGAACGCCGCGAGCGCCTCGGTGCGTGTCACCGTGACCAAGTGGTCGGCGGGCAAGTAG
- a CDS encoding DNRLRE domain-containing protein: MRTMVQLCVLAVLVLGTPAIADTVTFQQGDANYTGTQDTYLYQSGPDTIEGEASTWRWDTDDPPNSGLYEYGLVRFDNIFGAGAGQIPVGATIIAATLTIYIENGTVEPAGSVNEVAVDWTETAATWNNFGGDAGVQTDEYRATPQYSAPIATGTVTVDVTASLQGWSTGARTNYGWIFRPAVTDGVAATSSEGATVANRPKLIVEYTAPCDGPEDCNDNDLCTIDTCESLICVHTPKCPSGQTCDPLTGECLSSPGFTAYNDCVYSSVAQQTDPEGVLVPYLGANVTTYSIGTNSPGPSSGVLLDQATGNPTGVTVTLTQSGGVIWNHTIGGDWSGGYTTHAGTDARTTFGGIADITGVVYYGSTGWWVDATFTGLNPQKTYTFATSASRANSSYTTRITRFTLSGADSATNASTAGVQEYNGDPLQVYFNTGDNHTDGYVARWTQINPGADGSFTVRAQAHSANQAYAFSVFMLEEAGEPCDGPEDCNDDNVCTSDDCVGEVCTHDPVSGPCDDGDLCTTGDTCVAGACVGTPKCPPGSTCDPETGECLSAPQTVTFQQGTAGYAGEVDTYLEQGNPDTGHASTTPLMIDGSPVVQALLRFGQLFVSDGGPIPDGATIISASLTINVTNISTDGAELFRMLVPWADTATWNSMTGGIQADNVEAVSTYDAKTTYNTLGTWTFDVTPSLAAWSAGATNYGWAWLPPSGGTDSWQFDSAEGATVANRPLLSVTFSQPGPEVVLVAPADGATNVSAHPTLSVTVTDPQSDPLDVSFYGREVGGTVPADFTIVHITDTQFCSESAPDVYRAQMQWVNSNQAALNIVHLIHTGDITNVDVENQWVNADSAMDLLEAPLPGLPYGVPYGILPGNHDSAPGSTLLYNQYFGVSRFSGRPYYGGHYGSTNNANYTLFSGGGMDFIAVQLHMQPDSAMLDWADAVLKANPNRRAIVSSHYIMEVGENAPMSSTGLAIYNALKDNPNLFLMLCGHMHGEGKRYDDFEGRRVWTMIADYQEVQSGHSGYMRLLKFSPADNKIYVQTYSPTANGGAGGYLTGATSQFDLDYEMNGSGPFTLIDSFFDVVSDDQVDLPWPGRASGKTYEWYVEVSDGVSTTVGPTWSFTSNGACTSDTDCDDGLFCNGVEDCPDGGGTCIPGTYPCGEQLCNETTDACVACVNNDDCRDSDLCTTDTCVGGSCQHTEIDCSALDDDCNEGVCDPSFGVCVVDPLDNGTPCSDDLTCTINDQCVSGTCVGTDDCAGDLVCNPQTNSCTMPTPTVSFQEGASDYAGTVDTYLREQAPSTAHGSLDWIEWDASESTSNQETLGLLRFEQIFGDAYGKIPVGAEILSATLELYVYDSGDSGSVRPALVAWDETTTYNDFGGDAGAQPDEYGAQVALVGGGSGLQTVDVTASIQAWADNPATNRGWLILHTGSAGTGVRSSEYATADQRPKLTVTFRATCGSAADCDDNNECTNDACVSEACEYTNVSGSCDDGNICTINDTCSDGRCTGVPKCPSGQTCDPVTGECALAPTAEPLPIEPGDTWRYFKGTAEPPTNWTTLLFDDSGWLQGPGGFGYGTDCDPYGTVLNDMLNGYVSLYTRRLFHLDDPELISRLILTVDYDDGFVAYINGVEVVRRNIAGTPPAHTDLATVDHECSGGTSGSPAEVIELSEINNILMDNSNVLAIQAHNLTAGSSDFTLTVSLTAIMAPTCVYDSDCNDGIACTADACVNGDCVSMDDCPAGQTCNHTTGICETPTVDPLPIEYGDSWKYFKGTIEPPAGWNTAGFDDSAWLEGPSGLGYDYYVETGGTNGNGDYGPFIGTELTDMRGCTPLNPPLCNSPGYVSVYMRKAFTVTNPAAVTSLTFRMYADDGYVAYLNGTEVARIRVTGTPPAYSALATGGPSVAPPVEQTLDLTSLKGLLVSGMNVLAVQGHNATLDSRDFLMIPQLSSTGGCTSDAECDDGNPCTDDTCNVGTGVCSNTNDNTNSCTDNIACTTDACIDGDCVSTDSCPAGQACNPTTGECESGPQTLTFQQGVNGYSGTADTYIDAALVSQATTTPIVCDGSPAEHILIRFDGILGSGANQIPVGSTIVSATLTLRVGPATDDPSNSAVNFHRLLHPWVDTDVWAAYGVAPWNATGGIQADGVDALAAIEATATMSTASTAYPVSVTASVQAWVLDPSSNYGWAILPTGNDGLRLESSESTTASYRPLLSVTYMPPGPQCELTSQLASATAAPGGAVDLDVFVHGAATVRGYQTKIAITRTSGSGSLTVNCPGGVMVDESRADYIFQAFPPENSYPAVNCTQLLASSALLSGGAVVDDTPAYLSTYTLTVSPDASQGATFDVALVASPGSYLYDNTPGTPQPIPFTLGPVQVLTVGGVANDNCAQATPVVEGSYAFDTTYATFDGPGHCMVSPSQNVWFCYTATVTGQVTISLAATWSTMLAVYHDCTCYPTQPMMMGCNPTTCTITVQQGHGYLIEVGGTGTAAGPGTLNIVAVSGCNIGGVPYNDGDLNPANSCEECDPLQNPSEWSPVDDGTPCSDGLYCTETDLCQAGVCVPGNDPCGDVCERCSEVLDACEHCMFDLEPDANGRIGGGDFGIFAGDFGGCYAPGDPRLRSNFDGSTNGCVGGGDFGLFSGCFALTCGACATCYGGARDGDDPGILATVQLVARAMPTADDVLATLPPSMGGFTAGETFYVELWTQVTGATEGLAAVYVDVAYDARRVVVEAVNPSTAFPLFQNGVVDAAAGVVAAVGGCATLGEGTLGTGGTWARVATLAVYCPAPAVADVPARQGRVDERRPLVLQAQLAEPPYGVALFNRGGDLGESQLELGTLRLIVGHALPEVMTESVRP; encoded by the coding sequence ATGCGTACCATGGTTCAACTGTGCGTGCTGGCCGTTCTGGTGCTTGGCACCCCGGCGATCGCGGACACGGTGACGTTTCAGCAAGGGGATGCCAACTACACCGGGACGCAGGACACATATCTCTACCAGAGCGGGCCAGACACTATCGAAGGCGAGGCGAGCACGTGGCGGTGGGACACCGATGACCCGCCCAATTCCGGCCTTTACGAGTACGGACTCGTCCGGTTCGACAACATATTCGGCGCCGGCGCCGGCCAAATCCCCGTCGGGGCGACGATCATCGCCGCCACGCTCACGATCTATATCGAGAACGGCACTGTCGAGCCGGCCGGTAGCGTGAATGAGGTCGCGGTCGACTGGACGGAGACCGCGGCTACCTGGAACAACTTCGGCGGGGACGCTGGGGTGCAGACTGATGAGTACCGTGCGACGCCACAGTACAGCGCGCCGATTGCGACTGGCACCGTGACGGTTGATGTCACGGCGAGCCTGCAGGGCTGGTCCACCGGCGCGCGGACCAACTACGGTTGGATCTTCCGGCCGGCCGTCACGGATGGTGTGGCGGCCACGTCGAGCGAGGGCGCGACCGTCGCCAACCGGCCGAAGCTGATCGTCGAATACACGGCCCCGTGCGACGGTCCCGAGGACTGCAACGACAACGACCTCTGCACGATTGACACGTGCGAGAGTCTCATTTGCGTGCACACGCCGAAGTGTCCGTCCGGCCAGACGTGTGATCCGTTGACGGGCGAGTGTCTGTCATCGCCGGGATTCACGGCCTACAACGATTGTGTTTACAGCAGCGTAGCTCAGCAGACGGACCCGGAGGGTGTGCTGGTTCCGTACCTGGGAGCGAATGTCACGACGTACAGCATCGGGACGAACAGCCCGGGACCGAGCTCCGGTGTGCTGCTCGACCAAGCGACCGGCAACCCCACGGGTGTGACCGTCACGCTCACCCAAAGCGGTGGCGTCATCTGGAACCACACCATCGGCGGCGACTGGAGCGGCGGGTATACCACTCATGCCGGTACGGACGCACGGACGACGTTCGGCGGGATCGCGGACATCACTGGCGTGGTGTACTACGGGAGCACAGGCTGGTGGGTGGACGCGACGTTCACCGGGCTGAATCCGCAGAAGACCTATACGTTTGCGACGAGTGCCTCGCGGGCCAACAGCAGTTACACTACCCGGATCACGCGGTTCACTCTGTCGGGCGCGGATAGCGCGACCAACGCCAGCACGGCTGGCGTGCAGGAGTACAACGGCGACCCGCTGCAGGTGTACTTCAACACAGGAGACAACCACACCGACGGGTACGTGGCGCGCTGGACGCAAATCAATCCCGGGGCGGACGGGAGTTTCACCGTGCGGGCCCAGGCGCACAGCGCCAACCAGGCCTATGCCTTCTCGGTGTTCATGCTCGAGGAAGCTGGGGAACCGTGCGACGGTCCTGAGGACTGCAATGACGATAACGTCTGCACGAGCGACGACTGCGTCGGCGAGGTTTGCACCCACGATCCCGTCAGCGGTCCGTGCGATGACGGCGACTTGTGCACTACCGGGGACACGTGCGTTGCCGGTGCCTGTGTGGGGACGCCGAAGTGTCCGCCGGGCTCGACGTGTGACCCGGAAACCGGCGAGTGCCTCAGTGCCCCGCAGACGGTGACGTTCCAGCAGGGTACGGCTGGCTATGCGGGTGAGGTGGACACGTACCTGGAACAGGGCAACCCGGATACGGGCCACGCGAGCACGACGCCGCTCATGATCGACGGGTCGCCGGTGGTCCAGGCGCTGCTTCGCTTCGGCCAGTTGTTCGTGTCCGACGGCGGCCCGATCCCGGATGGTGCCACGATTATCTCCGCATCGCTTACGATCAATGTGACAAACATCAGCACCGACGGTGCGGAACTCTTTCGGATGTTGGTCCCATGGGCTGATACGGCCACGTGGAACAGCATGACGGGCGGCATCCAGGCCGACAATGTCGAGGCCGTGAGTACCTATGACGCAAAGACCACGTACAATACGCTGGGAACCTGGACGTTCGATGTCACACCGAGCCTCGCGGCCTGGTCCGCGGGCGCGACGAACTACGGGTGGGCGTGGCTGCCGCCGTCAGGCGGCACCGATTCCTGGCAGTTCGACTCCGCCGAGGGTGCCACGGTTGCCAACCGGCCGCTGCTGAGCGTGACGTTTTCGCAGCCGGGCCCGGAGGTAGTCCTGGTCGCGCCCGCCGACGGTGCGACGAACGTGTCGGCCCATCCGACGTTGAGCGTGACCGTCACGGACCCGCAGAGCGACCCGCTGGACGTGTCATTCTACGGCCGCGAGGTGGGCGGGACAGTGCCCGCGGACTTCACGATCGTCCACATCACGGACACGCAGTTCTGCTCGGAGAGCGCTCCGGATGTGTATCGCGCCCAGATGCAGTGGGTGAACAGCAACCAGGCCGCGCTGAACATTGTCCACCTGATCCACACCGGCGACATCACCAACGTGGACGTCGAGAATCAGTGGGTCAACGCGGACTCGGCCATGGATCTGCTGGAGGCCCCCCTGCCGGGACTGCCCTACGGCGTGCCTTACGGCATTCTCCCCGGCAACCACGACAGCGCCCCCGGCAGCACGCTGTTGTACAACCAGTATTTCGGGGTCAGCCGATTCAGCGGCCGGCCCTACTACGGCGGCCACTACGGCTCGACCAACAACGCCAACTACACGTTGTTCAGCGGCGGCGGAATGGATTTCATCGCGGTCCAGCTGCATATGCAACCGGACAGCGCCATGCTGGATTGGGCCGACGCCGTGCTGAAAGCAAATCCCAATCGCCGAGCGATCGTCAGCAGCCACTACATCATGGAGGTTGGCGAGAACGCCCCGATGAGCAGCACGGGGCTGGCGATCTACAACGCCCTCAAGGACAACCCGAATCTCTTCCTCATGCTCTGCGGGCACATGCACGGCGAGGGGAAGCGCTATGACGACTTCGAGGGGCGGCGTGTCTGGACGATGATCGCCGACTACCAGGAGGTCCAGAGCGGTCATAGCGGCTACATGCGGCTGCTGAAGTTCTCGCCCGCGGACAACAAGATCTACGTTCAGACCTACTCGCCCACGGCTAATGGCGGGGCGGGCGGGTATCTGACCGGAGCAACGAGCCAGTTTGACCTCGACTATGAGATGAACGGTTCTGGCCCGTTCACGCTAATCGATTCGTTCTTTGATGTGGTCAGCGACGACCAGGTTGATCTGCCTTGGCCGGGGCGCGCGAGCGGCAAGACCTACGAATGGTACGTCGAAGTCTCGGACGGCGTCTCGACAACGGTGGGCCCGACCTGGTCTTTCACCAGCAACGGCGCCTGTACGTCCGACACCGACTGCGACGACGGCCTGTTCTGCAACGGCGTAGAGGACTGCCCGGACGGCGGCGGCACGTGCATTCCCGGAACGTATCCGTGCGGGGAGCAACTGTGCAATGAAACCACTGACGCGTGTGTGGCGTGCGTGAACAATGACGACTGCAGAGATTCCGACCTCTGCACGACGGATACATGCGTGGGCGGTTCGTGCCAGCATACCGAAATCGACTGCTCGGCGCTCGACGACGACTGCAACGAGGGCGTGTGCGACCCGAGTTTCGGCGTGTGCGTGGTTGATCCGCTGGACAACGGTACGCCTTGCAGCGACGACCTGACTTGCACGATCAATGACCAGTGTGTGAGCGGCACGTGTGTCGGTACGGATGACTGCGCCGGCGACCTGGTCTGCAACCCGCAAACCAACAGCTGCACGATGCCGACGCCGACCGTGAGCTTCCAGGAAGGTGCCTCGGATTACGCCGGCACAGTGGACACGTATTTGCGGGAGCAGGCCCCCAGCACCGCCCACGGCAGTCTCGACTGGATCGAGTGGGACGCGTCCGAGAGCACGAGCAACCAGGAGACGCTCGGGCTGCTGCGGTTCGAGCAGATCTTCGGCGATGCCTATGGAAAGATTCCGGTCGGCGCCGAAATCCTGTCGGCTACTTTGGAATTATACGTTTACGACTCAGGTGACAGTGGTTCTGTCCGTCCGGCGCTGGTGGCCTGGGACGAGACGACCACTTATAACGACTTTGGCGGTGACGCCGGCGCTCAGCCCGATGAATACGGCGCTCAGGTGGCCTTGGTGGGGGGCGGCAGCGGGCTTCAGACCGTCGATGTGACCGCGAGCATCCAGGCTTGGGCGGACAACCCAGCCACCAATCGCGGTTGGCTGATCCTCCACACCGGCAGTGCCGGCACTGGCGTCCGCTCGTCCGAATATGCGACTGCCGACCAGCGCCCCAAGTTGACGGTCACGTTCCGCGCGACCTGCGGGAGCGCCGCCGACTGCGACGACAATAACGAATGCACAAACGACGCCTGCGTTTCGGAGGCGTGCGAATACACCAACGTCAGCGGCTCGTGTGATGACGGCAACATCTGCACGATCAATGACACGTGCAGCGACGGGCGCTGCACGGGCGTGCCCAAGTGTCCGTCCGGCCAGACGTGTGACCCGGTCACTGGCGAATGCGCGCTGGCCCCCACGGCCGAGCCGCTACCGATCGAACCCGGCGATACGTGGCGTTACTTCAAGGGCACTGCGGAACCGCCGACCAACTGGACCACCCTTCTGTTCGACGATTCCGGCTGGCTCCAGGGCCCGGGTGGCTTCGGCTACGGTACGGACTGCGACCCGTACGGTACCGTTCTGAACGACATGCTGAATGGTTACGTGAGCCTCTATACACGGCGGCTGTTCCATCTGGACGACCCCGAGCTGATCAGCCGGCTGATCCTGACGGTGGACTACGACGACGGCTTCGTGGCATACATCAACGGCGTCGAGGTCGTCCGGCGAAACATCGCGGGCACCCCGCCCGCCCACACGGACCTCGCCACGGTGGACCACGAGTGCTCCGGCGGAACGTCGGGCAGCCCGGCCGAGGTCATTGAACTCAGTGAAATCAACAACATCCTGATGGACAACTCGAACGTTCTGGCGATCCAGGCGCACAACCTGACCGCGGGCAGTTCGGACTTTACTCTGACCGTGTCGCTGACTGCGATCATGGCCCCCACGTGCGTGTATGACAGCGACTGCAACGACGGCATCGCCTGCACAGCCGACGCCTGCGTGAACGGCGACTGCGTGAGCATGGACGATTGCCCGGCGGGCCAGACCTGCAACCACACGACCGGCATCTGCGAGACGCCGACGGTTGACCCGCTGCCAATCGAGTACGGTGATTCGTGGAAGTACTTCAAGGGCACGATCGAGCCGCCGGCAGGCTGGAACACCGCGGGCTTCGACGATTCGGCATGGCTCGAGGGGCCCAGCGGTCTGGGGTATGACTACTACGTTGAGACCGGTGGCACCAACGGCAACGGCGACTACGGTCCGTTCATCGGGACGGAACTGACCGACATGCGCGGTTGCACGCCGCTCAATCCCCCGCTCTGCAACAGTCCTGGCTACGTCAGCGTCTACATGCGTAAGGCGTTCACGGTCACTAATCCCGCGGCGGTGACCTCATTGACCTTCAGGATGTATGCCGACGACGGCTACGTGGCCTATCTCAACGGTACGGAGGTGGCGCGCATCCGGGTGACCGGCACGCCTCCCGCGTACAGCGCTCTGGCCACGGGCGGGCCATCCGTTGCGCCGCCTGTCGAGCAGACGCTTGATTTGACGAGTTTAAAGGGACTCTTGGTGTCGGGAATGAACGTGCTGGCAGTCCAGGGCCACAACGCGACGCTGGATAGCCGTGATTTCCTGATGATCCCGCAGTTGTCGAGCACGGGAGGGTGCACGTCGGACGCGGAGTGCGATGATGGCAATCCGTGCACGGATGATACCTGCAACGTGGGTACGGGCGTGTGCTCGAACACCAATGACAACACCAACTCCTGCACCGACAACATTGCCTGCACGACCGACGCCTGCATAGATGGCGACTGCGTGAGCACGGACAGCTGCCCCGCGGGCCAGGCCTGCAACCCCACGACCGGCGAGTGCGAGTCCGGTCCGCAGACGCTGACGTTCCAACAGGGTGTCAACGGCTACTCCGGCACCGCCGATACCTACATCGACGCTGCGTTGGTTAGCCAGGCGACTACGACGCCGATCGTCTGCGACGGCAGCCCAGCGGAGCACATCCTCATCCGCTTCGACGGGATTCTTGGGTCGGGAGCGAACCAGATCCCGGTCGGGTCGACCATCGTTTCGGCAACGCTGACCCTCCGGGTGGGTCCGGCCACCGACGACCCGAGCAATAGCGCGGTCAATTTCCACCGGCTGCTTCACCCCTGGGTCGATACCGATGTTTGGGCCGCGTACGGCGTGGCGCCATGGAACGCGACGGGCGGAATTCAGGCCGACGGCGTCGACGCCTTGGCGGCCATCGAAGCGACGGCCACGATGAGCACGGCGAGCACGGCGTACCCGGTCAGCGTGACGGCGAGCGTCCAAGCCTGGGTGCTGGATCCGTCGAGCAACTATGGGTGGGCGATTCTCCCGACGGGAAACGACGGTCTACGGTTGGAGTCCTCGGAATCGACGACCGCCTCCTACCGGCCGCTACTGTCGGTGACCTATATGCCGCCAGGGCCGCAGTGCGAACTGACGAGCCAGCTCGCCAGCGCGACGGCGGCGCCGGGCGGCGCCGTCGACCTGGATGTCTTCGTCCACGGCGCGGCCACCGTGCGCGGCTATCAGACGAAGATCGCGATCACCCGCACCTCCGGCAGCGGCAGTCTGACGGTGAACTGCCCGGGCGGCGTGATGGTCGATGAGTCCCGTGCCGATTACATTTTCCAGGCGTTTCCGCCCGAGAATTCGTATCCCGCGGTCAACTGCACACAGCTTTTGGCGTCTTCCGCGCTGCTGAGCGGCGGCGCGGTGGTCGACGACACGCCGGCCTACCTGTCGACTTACACGCTGACCGTGTCGCCCGATGCAAGCCAGGGTGCTACTTTTGACGTCGCCCTGGTGGCGTCGCCGGGCTCCTATCTGTACGACAATACCCCCGGTACGCCGCAACCGATTCCATTCACGCTGGGGCCAGTGCAGGTCCTGACGGTCGGCGGAGTGGCCAATGACAATTGCGCGCAGGCGACGCCGGTTGTGGAGGGCTCGTACGCGTTCGACACGACGTATGCCACCTTCGACGGCCCTGGTCACTGTATGGTCTCGCCCAGCCAGAACGTCTGGTTCTGCTATACGGCGACCGTCACCGGGCAGGTTACGATCAGCCTGGCGGCGACCTGGAGCACGATGCTCGCGGTCTACCACGACTGCACGTGCTACCCGACACAGCCCATGATGATGGGGTGTAACCCGACGACGTGCACGATTACCGTGCAGCAGGGGCATGGCTACCTGATCGAGGTCGGCGGGACCGGCACGGCTGCCGGCCCAGGCACGTTGAACATCGTCGCGGTCAGCGGCTGCAACATCGGTGGCGTCCCGTACAACGACGGTGACCTGAATCCGGCCAACAGCTGCGAGGAATGTGATCCGCTCCAGAACCCGAGTGAATGGTCGCCGGTCGACGATGGCACACCTTGCAGCGACGGCCTGTACTGCACGGAAACCGACCTGTGTCAGGCCGGCGTGTGCGTGCCGGGCAACGACCCCTGCGGCGACGTTTGCGAGCGGTGCAGCGAAGTGCTCGACGCTTGCGAGCACTGCATGTTTGATCTGGAACCGGATGCGAATGGCCGCATTGGCGGTGGCGACTTCGGGATCTTCGCCGGGGACTTTGGCGGGTGTTATGCGCCGGGCGACCCGCGCCTGCGGTCCAATTTCGACGGCAGCACCAACGGCTGCGTCGGAGGCGGCGACTTCGGTCTGTTCAGCGGGTGTTTCGCCCTGACTTGTGGCGCCTGTGCGACCTGCTATGGCGGCGCCCGTGACGGGGACGATCCCGGGATCCTGGCGACTGTGCAACTGGTGGCGCGGGCCATGCCGACGGCGGATGACGTGCTCGCGACCTTGCCCCCGTCGATGGGCGGGTTTACGGCCGGCGAGACATTCTACGTCGAACTCTGGACGCAGGTGACAGGTGCGACGGAGGGCTTGGCGGCGGTGTATGTCGATGTCGCATACGACGCGCGCCGGGTGGTCGTTGAAGCAGTGAATCCGAGCACCGCGTTCCCGCTGTTCCAAAACGGCGTTGTGGATGCAGCGGCGGGGGTGGTAGCGGCCGTGGGCGGCTGCGCCACGCTGGGCGAGGGCACGCTCGGCACGGGCGGTACCTGGGCGCGGGTCGCGACATTGGCGGTGTACTGCCCCGCGCCGGCGGTAGCGGACGTGCCGGCCCGCCAGGGGCGCGTGGACGAGCGCCGTCCGCTCGTGTTGCAGGCCCAGCTTGCCGAGCCACCGTACGGTGTTGCACTCTTCAACCGCGGCGGCGACCTCGGTGAGTCACAACTCGAACTGGGAACGTTGCGGTTGATTGTGGGGCATGCATTGCCCGAAGTAATGACAGAGTCTGTGCGGCCATAG